One Onychostoma macrolepis isolate SWU-2019 chromosome 10, ASM1243209v1, whole genome shotgun sequence genomic region harbors:
- the parp14rs4 gene encoding protein mono-ADP-ribosyltransferase PARP14 isoform X3: MTDDYYPLTVEGNWQTKNAKSLKNKLQIYFQSKKSQGGDCVVQYNDGSNSATILFKSSDIRDGVLSQAEHIITIDNEQIKLKVYKPSTGQKTEQACGYQESRQEGVPSQAKNDINTASHQIESKVCKLSDVEKQADSTGQRTEQACGYQEPNVLQTELDVKKPQGSGAVVLENLPDDFNQDVLNLLVENIGNLSENDFSMELIPELRKAVVTFKNPSAAGKFLEESRTHDKFKKNNLRARALERSTCVRVEDLPAEANNSKMLLELYFEKRGGPVEEVITIPSEQAALITFKEEEAKERVLKQDNNICDVPVKIYPYFKSLDTILYGGKRPHLKLPEPITVSVHPAIREFILKKEQISSINDQMSSHFCQINMDNPEVLLSPDPALLKQKGVTRGHTDGWRKNTVDTFKKIISNYTTFEWPMSPALWSKVESDIKKVVKDQVFIDTDPSKGVLTLAGMTHEIIGLKPIIEKFLERATNQMEREKNSVTEYMEISPAMYSLFEQDGLKSAVSPHLHIDYNKKMNRLILSGLHTETLAFKNWVLEKKINIKQKPLQINRSMLEFLRSVDCDEMSRDLFISHGITAVYTSENGDVVVIGSTEKALAEAEKRVNTVLTTRELNVEDQGVLQMPAWLELKKRLHELFNTSKKTSVSIHISQRDKVIVTGFREPVTEVSENLRSFMEEHTRIEETVRVKSHAAFELIKGKKSQDWQHLIKSDKMKVNFDSKRPWIKLSGERTFVQPALTFFKSLADGLYRDTLVIKKAGAKKYFLEQGKMMLSMLLKEKGFVVVLQEDDMLEEEEDEFTEDSLKDFGQVSCEVRIPGGVTVTVRKADICKINVDAVVNAANEDLKHIGGLALALLQAAGPSLQQTCDQHTKANGPLKPGEAIITDAGRLPCKYVVHAVGPRFSDSDRRTTVQRLRCAVKESLSQASSRNCSSIAIPVISSGIFGCPLELCTESITKEVHDYIDDNYRGSNSTLTEIHLVDNNGSTVNAMTQAVRKEFAAYNPKMIFPHQIKPHGYSNNGQGYRGNGRGRGRGRGRGHGHGNYGQRNQEFEDPKSHGNRNFEGQAHWRGETSSYGGRSDNSEGLTVLERKTTQEGLKIILCKGNIQDASADVIVNTISEDLDLRKGAISKALLQTAGHQLQSEITRAARSNNVNYGEMLITDGYKLKCQKVFHVVCPFWNGSEDKVLSQIIRICLKNAEKWRMASVVFPAIGTGNLGFPKDMVARIMLTEVHEFTSTNLQEVTVIVHPSDKESVECFTSVFRHGIQGPVIKEAHRIVKIKKNISGKSAQTSGIIGKVSSPSLGVHTMQMGQVTLEVSSGDITKEKTDAIVNSSNQTFSLKAGVSKAILDAAGVQVEQECSQIVGSSNIQQTEIVTSAGRLPCGNIIHIIGRNSPSDIKDVVLSVLELCEARQITSVAFPALGTGQGGAKPADVADAMVDAVVDFVKKKKPVRVRLVKFLIFQTNMVADFHQSMIRRSGEKVEEDKDFFLGESSESPTNEEFVMVGEEIEPAVFQLCGETPEDLSEAKDMISSLILREHVTIPIRDPAITHFTREDGEMLNAMQRELTVSVRLEKKGQDSVITLEGLTRDVHTAESRIRDMIKKVERNETRRNEAFFISSMVQWKYQENGHNINNFDMLTNYDLEQAYRNRQPTVKIKINNDEFEADLVLKEAKRRGIRIELNRVDLQAEAAVKSALPSHWQDMKGQSVVLVKLTAGSKEYAEVEKEFRRTNLTNNIIEIERVQNSALWKNYMIKKEELEDKNNHKNNEKLLFHGTGPDKTDQINHHGFNRSFAGMNGAMYGNGSYFAVDPNYSAQGYSRPDAKGHKRMYLVRALVGDFTQGKQGLPVPPAKRSSSADLFNSVTDNMTNPTMFVIFNDVQAYPEYLITFQ; the protein is encoded by the exons ATGACGGACGACTATTATCCCCTCACTGTAGAAGGAAACTGGCAGACTAAAAATGCTAAAAGTCTGAAAAATAAACTTCAGATTTACTTTCAAAGTAAGAAATCTCAAGGAGGAGACTGCGTCGTGCAATATAATGACGGGAGCAACTCTGCTACGATTCTGTTCAAATCATCTGACA TCCGAGATGGCGTGCTCTCCCAGGCAGAACACATTATTACCATCGACAATGAGCAAATCAAGTTGAAAGTGTACAAACCCAGCACTGGGCAAAAG ACAGAGCAGGCATGTGGATATCAGGAATCAA GACAAGAAGGTGTGCCCTCCCAGGCTAAAAATGATATTAACACTGCCAGTCACCAAATCGAGTCAAAAGTGTGCAAACTCAGTGATGTGGAGAAACAGGCAGACAGCACTGGACAAAGA ACGGAGCAGGCATGTGGATATCAGGAACCAA ATGTCCTGCAAACTGAGTTGGATGTGAAGAAACCTCAAGGGTCAGGTGCTGTGGTCCTCGAGAAccttccagatgattttaatcAAGATGTTTTGAATCTTCTGGTGGAGAACATCggcaatctttctgaaaatgaCTTTAGCATGGAATTAATACCAGAATTAAGAAAAGCAGTTGTGACCTTTAAAAATCCCAGTG CTGCAGGAAAGTTCCTTGAGGAGAGCAGGACACATGATAAGTTCAAGAAGAATAATCTGAGGGCCCGTGCACTGGAGAGAAGCACATGTGTGCGAGTGGAGGATCTTCCAGCTGAGGCCAACAACAGCAAGATGCTGCTGGAACTGTATTTTGAGAAACGGGGCGGTCCAGTAGAGGAAGTTATCACAATTCCATCAGAGCAAGCAGCCTTGATTACTTTTAAGGAGGAAGAAG CCAAAGAGAGAGTTTTGAAGCAAGATAATAATATCTGTGATGTTCCAGTCAAGATATATCCCTACTTTAAATCACTGGATACAATCTTATATGGTGGCAAAAGACCCCATCTGAAGCTGCCTGAACCCATTACAGTCAGTGTACATCCTGCCATCAGGGAGTTCATCCTCAAGAAAGAGCAGATTTCCTCCATTAATGACCAGATGAGCTCACACTTCTGCCAAATAAACATGGATAATCCTGAAGTTTTGCTCAGTCCTGATCCAGCATTACTGAAACAGAAAGGAGTAACCAGAGGACACACTGATGGCTGGAGGAAGAATACCGTTGATACCTTCAAGAAAATCATCTCAAACTACACAACATTTGAGTGGCCGATGTCACCCGCCTTGTGGTCAAAAGTGGAGAGTGATATTAAGAAAGTAGTGAAAGATCAGGTTTTCATAGATACGGATCCTTCTAAAGGGGTGCTGACACTGGCAGGAATGACCCATGAGATAATTGGATTGAAACCCATCATAGAGAAATTTTTAGAGAGAGCAACAAATCAaatggagagagagaagaaCAGCGTGACAGAGTATATGGAGATTTCTCCTGCCATGTACTCTCTGTTCGAACAAGATGGCCTGAAAAGTGCTGTTTCTCCACATCTGCACATTGACTACAACAAAAAGATGAACAGACTTATTTTATCAGGTCTTCATACAGAAACTCTTGCTTTCAAGAATTGGGTCCTtgagaagaaaataaatataaaacagaagCCCTTACAGATTAACCGTTCAATGCTGGAGTTTCTGAGATCAGTGGATTGTGATGAAATGTCCCGAGACCTCTTCATATCTCATGGAATAACTGCTGTCTACACAAGCGAAAATGGAGATGTTGTTGTGATTGGGAGCACAGAAAAAGCACTTGCTGAGGCAGAGAAGAGAGTGAATACAGTTCTCACAACCAGAGAACTCAATGTAGAAGACCAGGGTGTCCTTCAAATGCCAGCGTGGCTGGAACTCAAAAAACGACTGCACGAATTGTTCAATACTTCCAAAAAAACATCTGTGTCTATACACATTTCACAGAGAGACAAAGTAATAGTGACTGGATTCAGAGAACCAGTGACTGAAGTCAGTGAGAACTTAAGAAGTTTTATGGAGGAACACACTAGAATTGAAGAAACCGTTCGTGTCAAATCACATGCAGCATTTGAATtaataaaaggcaaaaaatCACAAGACTGGCAGCATTTAATTAAGTCTGATAAGATGAAAGTGAATTTCGATTCAAAGAGACCCTGGATCAAACTGTCTGGAGAGCGTACATTTGTCCAGCCAGCTCTGACCTTCTTTAAAAGTTTGGCAGATGGTCTCTACAGGGACACACTGGTCATTAAAAAGGCAGGAGCAAAGAAGTACTTCTTGGAGCAGGGTAAAATGATGCTCTCAATGCTGTTGAAGGAAAAAGGATTTGTGGTGGTTCTTCAGGAAGATGATATGCTggaagaggaggaagatgaATTTACTGAAGATAGTCTTAAAGACTTTGGCCAGGTCTCTTGTGAGGTTCGAATACCAGGTGGAGTAACTGTTACTGTCAGGAAGGCAGATATTTGCAAGATTAATGTTGATGCTGTGGTCAATGCTGCTAATGAAGATCTGAAGCACATTGGTGGATTGGCTTTAGCACTTCTCCAAGCTGCTGGACCAAGTCTGCAGCAAACCTGTGACCAACACACAAAAGCAAATGGGCCTCTGAAGCCTGGAGAAGCTATCATCACTGATGCTGGTCGTCTTCCCTGTAAATATGTGGTGCACGCTGTTGGACCTCGCTTCAGTGATTCAGACAGACGTACCACTGTGCAACGCCTGAGATGTGCTGTGAAGGAAAGTCTGAGCCAAGCGTCAAGCAGAAACTGCTCCTCTATTGCAATTCCAGTTATTAGCTCAGGGATATTTGGTTGTCCTCTTGAACTTTGCACTGAATCAATCACCAAGGAGGTGCATGACTACATTGATGATAACTACAGAGGCTCCAATAGCACATTAACTGAAATTCACTTGGTTGATAATAATGGCAGTACAGTGAATGCCATGACTCAAGCTGTCAGAAAGGAGTTTGCTGCATATAACCCCAAAATGATTTTCCCTCATCAAATCAAACCTCATGGGTATAGTAACAATGGACAAGGGTATCGTGGAAATGGTCGTGGTCGTGGTCGTGGTCGTGGTCGTGGTCATGGCCATGGAAACTATGGCCAAAGAAACCAAGAGTTTGAAGACCCCAAAAGTCATGGTAATAGAAACTTTGAAGGACAAGCACACTGGAGAGGAGAAACCTCAAGCTATGGTGGCAGATCAGATAACTCTGAAGGGTTAACTGTTCTTGAGAGAAAAACTACACAAGAGGGACTAAAAATCATTCTGTGCAAAGGGAACATCCAGGATGCGAGT GCTGATGTCATCGTAAACACTATATCGGAggacttggacctcagaaaaggTGCCATCTCCAAAGCACTCCTACAGACTGCTGGTCATCAGCTCCAGTCAGAAATCACCAGAGCTGCTCGCTCAAATAATGTGAATTATGGTGAAATGCTCATCACAGATGGTTATAAACTGAAATGTCAAAAAGTCTTCCACGTAGTTTGCCCATTTTGGAACGGCTCAGAAGATAAG gtacTCAGTCAGATCATTAGAATTTGCCTGAAAAATGCAGAAAAGTGGAGAATGGCTTCAGTCGTCTTCCCAGCTATTGGGACTGGGAATCTTGGCTTTCCTAAAGATATGGTGGCCAGAATCATGCTGACAGAAGTCCATGAATTTACCTCTACAAACCTTCAAGAGGTAACTGTGATTGTGCACCCTTCTGACAAGGAGAGTGTAGAG TGCTTCACCAGTGTCTTTAGACATGGGATTCAAGGTCCTGTCATAAAAGAAGCACATCGAATTgtcaagattaaaaaaaacatttctggcAAGTCGGCTCAGACCTCTG GGATCATTGGCAAAGTCTCCTCTCCCTCTCTTGGGGTGCACACTATGCAGATGGGTCAAGTGACTCTGGAGGTTTCTTCAGGAGACATAACTAAAGAAAAAACTGATGCCATTGTTAACTCCTCAAATCAGACATTTTCTCTGAAAGCAG GAGTATCCAAGGCCATTTTAGATGCTGCTGGAGTACAAGTGGAACAAGAATGTTCACAGATTG TGGGATCATCAAATATACAGCAAACAGAGATTGTGACTTCAGCTGGGCGGCTTCCATGTGGAAACATCATCCATATTATTGGACGCAATAGTCCATCTGACATTAAGGATGTTGTTTTGTCTGTTCTGGAGTTATGTGAGGCACGCCAGATTACTTCTGTTGCCTTCCCAGCCCTTGGCACTG GTCAGGGTGGTGCAAAACCAGCTGATGTTGCAGATGCAATGGTTGATGCAGTTGTTGACtttgtgaagaaaaagaaaccaGTGCGTGTACGGCTTGTGAAGTTTCTCATATTCCAGACGAACATGGTGGCAGACTTTCACCAAAGCATGATCAGAAGATCTGGTGAGAAAGTAGAAGAGGATAAAG ACTTTTTCTTGGGGGAGAGTTCAGAATCTCCCACAAATGAAGAGTTTGTGATGGTGGGTGAAGAAATTGAGCCAGCTGTCTTTCAACTGTGTGGGGAGACACCAGAGGACCTGAGTGAAGCCAAGGACATGATCAGCAGTTTGATATTACGGGAGCATGTGACCATCCCAATCCGTGATCCAGCAATTACTCATTTCACCAGAGAGGATGGAGAAATGCTGAACGCCATGCAGAGGGAGCTCACAGTCAGTGTCCGGCTTGAGAAGAAAGGCCAAGACTCTGTCATCACACTGGAGGGTCTGACAAGAGACGTTCACACTGCAGAGAGTCGTATTCGAGACATGATCAAAAAGGTGGAAAGGAACGAAACCCGAAGAAATGAGGCATTTTTCATTAGCAGTATGGTTCAGTGGAAATATCAGGAAAATGGACACAACATCAACAACTTTGATATGTTGACCAATTATGACCTGGAACAGGCGTATCGGAACAGACAGCCTACAGTGAAAATCAAGATTAACAATGATGAATTTGAGGCCGATTTAGTTCTCAAAGAGGCCAAAAGAAGAGGAATAAGGATTGAACTGAATAGAGTAGATCTGCAAG CTGAAGCTGCAGTTAAGAGCGCTTTGCCTTCACACTGGCAGGACATGAAAGGACAGTCAGTTGTTCTTGTAAAACTCACAGCAGGTTCAAAGGAATATGCAGAAGTGGAGAAAGAGTTCAGGAGAACCAATCTAACCAATAATATCATTGAA ATTGAAAGGGTCCAAAACAGTGCACTTTGGAAAAACTACATGATCAAAAAGGAAGAACTGGAAGATAAAAACAAtcacaaaaacaatgaaaagctTCTCTTCCATGGAACTGGCCCTGATAAGACGGATCAGATCAACCATCACGGCTTTAATCGCAGCTTTGCTGGCATGAATG gaGCCATGTATGGGAATGGTTCATATTTTGCTGTGGACCCAAATTACTCAGCTCAAGGCTACTCTAGACCTGATGCCAAAGGACACAAACGCATGTACCTTGTCAGGGCACTTGTTGGTGATTTCACTCAAGGAAAACAAGGTCTTCCTGTTCCCCCTGCGAAGAGGTCCAGTAGTGCTGATCTCTTTAACAGTGTGACTGACAACATGACCAACCCAACAATGTTTGTGATCTTCAACGATGTACAAGCTTACCCAGAATACCTAATCACCTTCCAGTAA